A stretch of Lactuca sativa cultivar Salinas chromosome 6, Lsat_Salinas_v11, whole genome shotgun sequence DNA encodes these proteins:
- the LOC111895159 gene encoding deSI-like protein At4g17486: MLCRMIPRKKKTGTVPVYLNVYDLTPINGYAYWVGLGVYHSGVQVHGVEYAFGAHEHSTTGIFEVEPRKCPGFTFRKSILIGRTDFGPREVRGFIEKLAGEYSGNSYNLITRNCNHFCNDMCLRLTKRPIPSWVNRLARLGFLCNCVLPAGLNETKVRQIRAEDGSNNEKKLRSQSSRYTSASKPEPQLSSRSSSSSTRKSQSMGTKSKTLFNQKV; the protein is encoded by the exons ATGTTGTGTAGGATGATTCCTAGAAAAAAGAAAACAGGGACTGTTCCTGTATATTTAAACGTATACGATCTCACTCCCATCAATGGTTATGCTTATTGGGTTGGACTTGGTGTTTATCATTCTGGTGTTCAAG TTCATGGTGTAGAATATGCATTTGGGGCACATGAGCATTCGACAACGGGTATATTTGAAGTGGAACCAAGAAAATGCCCTGGATTTACATTTAGGAAATCAATCTTGATTGGAAGAACAGATTTTGGTCCACGAGAGGTTCGTGGATTTATTGAAAAATTGGCAGGAGAATATTCGGGAAATAGTTATAATTTGATTACAAGAAATTGTAATCACTTTTGCAATGATATGTGCTTAAGGTTGACCAAAAGGCCGATTCCTAGTTGGGTCAATAGACTAGCTCGACTTG GTTTTCTTTGCAATTGTGTTCTTCCTGCTGGTTTAAACGAGACAAAAGTGAGACAAATTAGAGCGGAAGATGGTTCTAATAACGAGAAGAAGCTAAGAAGCCAATCAAGCAGATACACGTCAGCATCTAAACCTGAACCACAATTATCTTCTCGTTCTTCAAGTTCATCAACAAGAAAAAGTCAATCTATGGGAACAAAGTCAAAGACCTTATTTAATCAGAAAGTGTAA